One region of Actinomycetota bacterium genomic DNA includes:
- a CDS encoding ABC transporter ATP-binding protein, protein MVELENVSEEFKMGSSVIKALDNINLKIKRGEFLSVIGTSGSGKSTLLNLIGGLLKPTIGKIIVDEIDISTYSDNEMANYRKNMVGFVFQSFNLIPTLTALENVEYPMIFSGISRIERLKRSEEVLEKLGLGDRLKHNPTELSGGEQQRVSIARAIINEPEIILADEPTGNLDSKTGKGIMDVLKTINEEMKRTLIVVTHDIYISYYSDRRVYLSDGKIVKIEEGKV, encoded by the coding sequence ATTGTTGAACTTGAAAATGTATCTGAAGAATTCAAGATGGGCAGTAGTGTAATAAAAGCCTTAGATAATATAAATTTAAAGATAAAAAGAGGTGAATTTCTATCGGTAATTGGAACATCTGGTTCTGGAAAATCAACATTATTAAACCTAATTGGTGGATTATTGAAACCAACAATTGGAAAGATTATAGTAGATGAGATTGATATCTCAACCTATTCTGATAATGAGATGGCTAATTACAGGAAGAATATGGTTGGATTTGTCTTTCAATCATTTAATCTTATTCCTACATTAACAGCTCTTGAGAATGTTGAATACCCAATGATATTTAGTGGTATTTCAAGGATAGAAAGGTTGAAAAGGTCTGAAGAAGTTCTTGAAAAATTAGGTTTAGGTGATAGATTAAAACATAATCCAACAGAGCTATCAGGCGGAGAGCAACAAAGGGTATCTATAGCAAGAGCAATTATAAATGAACCTGAGATAATTTTAGCTGATGAGCCAACTGGAAACTTAGATTCAAAAACAGGGAAAGGGATAATGGATGTATTAAAAACTATCAATGAGGAGATGAAAAGAACCTTAATAGTAGTAACACATGATATTTATATATCATATTATTCAGACAGAAGAGTTTATCTAAGTGATGGAAAAATAGTAAAAATAGAAGAAGGAAAGGTTTAA
- a CDS encoding ABC transporter permease: MKFSDLIKIVIKNLKRMKIRTALTVIGVIVGTAAIVALVGIGTGFQKSITGQFESVGLAKSIQVYPQKLARVMGPIHGTKPTEAEEVPLDDKIIKEISEIEGVEGICPLITLKDAKLQIGNYISQASTVGANDDMLKQLDIEFGEKFKETDLRYIIVGSDINKTFYDINTEKSVDEIELLGQKGRIIVEQYSREGGTSITKFPVIVVGILEQSYPDYDLSIFVPIEFAERLQKASRGESFALREGEYTAIQVFSESVEKVDSIVEKINEMGFNAMSMEQILGTISTIFTILTGVLGALGAIALFVAAIGIVNTLVMSIYERFREIGIMKAVGASNSDINKIFLYEARAIGFMGGVFGVIAGYIFGKGLNIIASYFIQTYTEDGLASLSNLNLFEVPFWLFFGAIIFAILLGVIAGVYPARRAARLDPIDALRHE, encoded by the coding sequence ATGAAATTTTCAGACTTAATTAAAATAGTAATAAAAAATCTAAAAAGAATGAAGATAAGAACAGCTCTTACAGTTATAGGTGTAATTGTTGGAACTGCAGCAATAGTTGCTTTGGTTGGTATTGGAACAGGCTTTCAGAAAAGCATAACAGGTCAATTTGAGAGTGTGGGATTAGCAAAAAGCATACAGGTATATCCACAAAAATTAGCTAGGGTAATGGGTCCAATCCATGGAACAAAACCTACGGAAGCTGAAGAAGTACCCTTAGATGATAAGATTATCAAAGAAATAAGCGAAATTGAAGGTGTTGAAGGTATATGTCCACTAATAACTTTAAAAGATGCAAAACTACAGATTGGCAATTATATTTCACAGGCAAGCACAGTTGGTGCAAATGACGATATGTTAAAACAGCTTGATATTGAGTTTGGAGAAAAGTTTAAAGAGACAGATCTAAGATACATAATAGTAGGGAGTGATATAAATAAAACTTTCTATGATATAAATACGGAAAAGAGTGTTGATGAAATAGAACTTCTTGGACAAAAAGGCAGGATTATAGTTGAACAATATAGTAGAGAAGGAGGAACTTCAATTACTAAATTTCCAGTTATAGTGGTTGGAATTCTTGAGCAATCTTATCCGGATTATGATTTATCTATATTTGTTCCTATTGAATTTGCAGAGCGTCTACAAAAAGCATCAAGAGGTGAATCCTTTGCTCTAAGGGAAGGAGAGTATACAGCAATACAGGTATTTTCAGAATCTGTGGAAAAAGTGGATAGTATAGTTGAAAAGATAAATGAAATGGGATTTAATGCCATGTCCATGGAACAGATTTTAGGAACTATATCTACAATATTTACTATATTAACAGGAGTACTGGGAGCCTTAGGAGCAATTGCACTTTTTGTTGCTGCAATTGGAATAGTTAATACATTGGTTATGTCCATTTATGAAAGATTTAGAGAAATAGGGATAATGAAAGCCGTTGGAGCATCAAATAGTGATATTAATAAAATATTTCTTTATGAAGCAAGAGCCATTGGTTTTATGGGTGGAGTGTTTGGTGTAATTGCGGGATATATTTTTGGGAAAGGACTTAATATCATAGCTTCTTATTTTATTCAAACATATACAGAAGATGGACTTGCTTCTCTCTCTAACTTAAATCTTTTTGAAGTTCCATTTTGGCTGTTTTTTGGAGCCATTATATTTGCTATTTTGCTTGGAGTTATTGCAGGGGTTTATCCAGCAAGAAGAGCTGCAAGACTTGATCCCATTGATGCATTAAGACATGAATAA
- a CDS encoding YIP1 family protein yields the protein MEALKVFIFSFFNPFKAFRIIEKKWGFKIYWFTALLILLTIVIYSFTATPRAIRFSEKLKESQIEERREKVGSPMKKTGGSQGQILSYLKQFTNVGSSGNVMQFISMLASPLVQIISWFFIALVYWGLIYIFRNKTEYSKILTVVVISSVPILISTLVNLFYTLFTGKIIMHTGLSGLVASGNVFADSSNLLYMILSRVDIFILWGLILLIIGIAIACKMKVWKSISIVLVVYILSIIVVITTSSISTVFLGGIFPQ from the coding sequence TTGGAAGCGCTAAAAGTTTTTATATTTTCATTTTTTAATCCTTTTAAAGCGTTTAGAATAATAGAGAAAAAATGGGGATTTAAAATATACTGGTTTACTGCACTGCTCATCTTGCTAACTATAGTAATTTACTCTTTTACAGCTACACCCAGAGCAATAAGATTTTCTGAGAAATTAAAAGAATCACAAATTGAAGAAAGGAGAGAAAAGGTAGGTAGTCCTATGAAAAAAACGGGAGGTTCACAAGGACAAATACTAAGTTATCTAAAACAATTTACCAATGTCGGTTCTTCTGGAAATGTAATGCAATTTATTTCAATGTTAGCATCTCCTTTAGTACAAATTATAAGCTGGTTTTTTATAGCACTTGTATATTGGGGACTTATTTATATATTTAGGAACAAAACAGAATACAGTAAGATTCTTACAGTAGTTGTAATATCCTCAGTTCCTATACTAATTTCTACACTTGTAAATCTGTTTTATACTTTGTTTACAGGAAAAATAATAATGCACACCGGTTTAAGCGGTCTGGTAGCATCTGGAAATGTTTTTGCTGATAGTTCAAATCTTCTTTATATGATTCTCTCAAGAGTGGATATATTTATCCTCTGGGGTCTAATTCTTTTAATTATAGGTATTGCTATTGCCTGCAAAATGAAAGTCTGGAAATCCATATCAATAGTTTTAGTAGTTTATATATTAAGTATCATTGTTGTGATAACAACATCTTCAATTAGTACGGTGTTTCTTGGTGGTATATTCCCCCAATAA
- a CDS encoding HAMP domain-containing histidine kinase, producing MIKMRSLSIKLILAFLIISLTVVMIVALFIGQRMRPEFGKFVLNRYKIDLISTLTEYYKGSNSWEGISAILVRDKTGHWRHWGRIWVPVTLIDASRVVVYSGQYYKVGEQMTQSDIKNGVPIEIGGKTVGWLLFDLIENSSHPILELPEMNFLKRINGVIVFSALIAALTALLLGVLLARNISRPIRELTAATKIIAKGELGHQVPVRTKDELGELASSFNKMSSDLEQSNKLRHQMTTNIAHDLRTPLSVILGYTEALSVGKLEGKSEVYDVIHREAQHLGYLIDDLRTLSLADAGELSLNRRYVSPYKLLKRTASAYMTQTKKQDIILEVKASEDLPKIEIDPDRMTQVLGNLVSNALRYTQKGGQIILLAKYYPVSVKGKNNTIHLKIHDNGAGIDPKDLPHIFERFYRGDKSRKQKEGETGLGLAIAKSIVEAHGGTISVKSTLGKGTTFKISLPL from the coding sequence GTGATTAAGATGCGTTCTTTATCAATTAAACTTATACTAGCCTTTCTCATTATTAGTCTAACTGTAGTTATGATTGTTGCTTTATTCATTGGTCAACGGATGCGACCTGAATTTGGTAAATTTGTTTTAAACCGTTATAAAATTGATCTAATTAGTACATTAACTGAATACTATAAGGGAAGTAACAGTTGGGAAGGTATAAGTGCAATTTTAGTACGTGATAAAACAGGACATTGGAGACATTGGGGACGCATTTGGGTACCAGTAACACTTATTGATGCAAGTAGAGTAGTTGTATATAGTGGTCAGTACTACAAGGTGGGAGAGCAGATGACTCAAAGTGATATTAAAAATGGGGTACCAATAGAGATAGGTGGAAAAACAGTTGGTTGGTTATTATTTGATTTAATTGAAAATAGTAGCCACCCCATATTGGAATTACCAGAGATGAATTTCTTAAAGCGCATAAATGGAGTAATTGTTTTTAGTGCTTTGATTGCTGCATTAACTGCATTATTATTAGGTGTTTTGTTAGCACGTAACATTTCTCGTCCAATTCGTGAACTTACTGCTGCAACAAAAATCATTGCAAAAGGAGAGTTAGGGCACCAGGTGCCAGTTCGAACAAAGGATGAGTTAGGGGAACTGGCTTCTTCATTTAATAAAATGAGTTCTGATTTGGAACAATCAAACAAATTGCGTCACCAGATGACAACTAACATTGCCCATGATTTGCGAACACCATTGAGTGTAATCTTAGGTTATACTGAAGCATTGAGTGTTGGCAAGTTAGAAGGCAAATCAGAAGTATATGATGTTATACATAGAGAGGCTCAACATCTTGGTTACTTAATTGATGATTTGCGAACATTGTCTCTTGCAGATGCTGGAGAATTGTCATTGAATCGTAGATATGTTTCACCATATAAGTTGTTAAAACGAACTGCATCAGCATATATGACACAAACCAAAAAGCAAGATATTATTTTAGAAGTAAAAGCATCAGAGGATTTGCCAAAGATAGAAATAGATCCAGATAGGATGACACAGGTATTAGGAAATTTGGTAAGTAATGCATTGCGTTATACACAAAAGGGAGGACAGATAATATTATTAGCTAAATATTATCCTGTATCAGTTAAAGGAAAAAATAATACAATTCACCTAAAAATCCACGATAATGGAGCTGGTATTGATCCAAAGGATTTGCCACACATTTTTGAGCGCTTCTACAGAGGTGATAAATCTCGTAAACAAAAAGAAGGTGAAACAGGCTTGGGACTTGCAATTGCAAAATCAATTGTAGAAGCACATGGTGGAACAATATCAGTTAAAAGTACACTCGGTAAAGGTACTACTTTTAAAATTTCACTTCCACTTTAA
- a CDS encoding MFS transporter translates to MNKKYKKRKLRMDERESKRVIKIFGLASFLNDMGSDMIYPIWPLFVTNVLKANMSTLGFIDGLGEAIVSLSQVVSGYISDRIRKRKIFIWPGYLMSSISRVGYAISSIWQHLIPFKILDRAGKIRGAPRDAEIADLSTDENRGKNFGFLRTMDNLGAVCGILLCLLLFNKLGYRNLFLIAAIPSFIGAIIILMFIKERRAGITKVFRSLTLKDFNKNLILFLILSTIFALGAFSYSFLLIFAKELGFQIKFIPVLYLIFSVVATLTALPFGKLSDKLGRKPILVLSYIFWILLCICFAFIKSYWVIFVVFVLYGLHKGSLEPVQRTLVSELSPTKYRASILGTYQMVIGLSALPASFIAGILWDKISMSTPFIFSLILTILAIIMLFFVKEKSR, encoded by the coding sequence ATGAATAAAAAATATAAAAAAAGGAAACTAAGAATGGATGAAAGAGAATCAAAAAGAGTGATAAAGATATTTGGCTTGGCTTCATTTTTAAATGATATGGGTTCAGATATGATATATCCAATCTGGCCATTGTTTGTAACAAATGTTCTAAAAGCAAATATGTCAACCTTAGGGTTTATTGATGGTTTGGGTGAAGCTATTGTTTCATTATCCCAGGTAGTCTCTGGTTACATTTCTGACAGGATAAGAAAAAGAAAGATTTTTATCTGGCCAGGATACTTAATGAGTTCTATCTCCAGAGTCGGATATGCCATTTCATCAATATGGCAACATCTTATACCATTTAAAATTTTAGATAGAGCAGGTAAGATAAGAGGCGCACCTAGAGATGCTGAAATAGCTGACCTTTCTACTGATGAGAATCGTGGAAAAAATTTTGGTTTTTTAAGAACAATGGATAATTTAGGAGCAGTGTGTGGAATACTATTATGCCTTCTTCTTTTTAATAAACTTGGATATAGAAACCTGTTCCTAATTGCTGCCATACCCTCTTTTATTGGAGCAATTATCATCTTAATGTTTATAAAAGAAAGACGAGCAGGCATAACAAAGGTATTTAGATCATTAACTCTAAAAGATTTTAATAAGAACCTTATATTATTTCTAATTCTTAGTACAATTTTTGCTTTAGGTGCTTTTAGCTATTCATTTTTATTAATATTTGCAAAAGAACTTGGATTCCAAATTAAATTTATTCCTGTACTTTATTTAATATTTTCAGTTGTAGCAACTTTAACTGCTCTTCCATTTGGCAAGTTATCTGACAAATTAGGAAGGAAACCAATTCTTGTTCTCTCCTACATTTTTTGGATTTTATTATGTATTTGTTTTGCTTTTATTAAAAGCTATTGGGTAATATTTGTAGTCTTTGTTTTATATGGTCTACATAAAGGTTCTTTAGAGCCAGTACAAAGGACTTTAGTTTCTGAACTCTCTCCTACAAAATACAGGGCAAGTATTTTAGGAACTTATCAAATGGTAATTGGACTTTCTGCTTTACCAGCATCTTTTATTGCTGGAATCCTGTGGGATAAAATTAGTATGTCTACCCCATTTATCTTTTCATTAATCTTAACTATCTTAGCTATAATAATGCTATTTTTCGTAAAAGAAAAAAGTAGATAG
- a CDS encoding nucleotidyltransferase domain-containing protein, producing the protein MEKKYDLCLEILKRFQQVGILDKIIIVGSWCIYFYKEYFQNKNYTSSIRTRDIDILVPLPFRSKKTINIPELLKDLGFIVDFHREGYIRLLHPELIIEFLVPEKGRGTDKPIHLPQLGIKAEALRYMSFIVDNIIKLNVYNLTINLPHPAAFALHGLLVSSRRFREWKKIKEKQEAIHVLNALIENGEEEIIRKLFNSMPKKWKQKVVNILEELEEINILNILILRK; encoded by the coding sequence GTGGAAAAGAAATACGATCTTTGTCTTGAAATTTTAAAAAGATTTCAACAAGTAGGAATCTTAGATAAAATAATAATAGTGGGAAGTTGGTGTATATATTTCTATAAAGAATATTTTCAAAATAAAAATTACACCTCTTCGATTAGAACAAGGGATATTGATATACTTGTCCCACTTCCATTTAGATCTAAAAAAACTATAAATATTCCTGAATTATTAAAAGACCTTGGGTTCATTGTGGATTTTCATAGAGAAGGTTATATTAGGCTTTTACATCCTGAGCTTATTATAGAGTTTTTAGTTCCAGAGAAGGGAAGAGGAACAGACAAACCTATTCATTTACCACAATTAGGCATAAAAGCAGAAGCTTTACGCTATATGAGTTTTATAGTAGATAATATAATAAAGTTAAATGTCTATAATTTAACTATAAATCTTCCTCATCCTGCAGCTTTTGCACTTCATGGTCTTTTAGTATCTTCCAGAAGATTTAGAGAATGGAAAAAAATTAAAGAAAAGCAAGAAGCTATTCATGTATTAAATGCTTTAATAGAAAATGGAGAGGAAGAGATAATAAGAAAATTATTTAATTCTATGCCTAAAAAGTGGAAACAGAAAGTAGTAAATATACTTGAAGAATTAGAAGAAATAAATATTCTTAATATTTTAATATTAAGAAAGTAG
- the nth gene encoding endonuclease III → MVFKKSKKRISEILRILHKNFPEAKTALKCSNAFELLIATILSAQCTDKQVNKVMKNLVKKYPSPYEYTYANPIELEQDIKPTGFYKNKAKNIIACCKKLIEDFEGKVPDNMVDLVSLPGVGRKTASVVLGNHFNIPSIAVDTHVNRVSRRLGLTSEEKAEKIELDLMKVIPKDEWIFFSNSLILHGRYICKSKKPDCLNCDFNKLCPSKNLYI, encoded by the coding sequence ATGGTATTTAAAAAAAGTAAGAAAAGAATAAGTGAAATTTTAAGAATATTGCATAAAAATTTTCCAGAAGCTAAGACAGCTCTAAAATGTAGTAATGCATTTGAGCTTTTGATTGCTACAATACTTTCTGCTCAATGCACGGATAAGCAGGTAAATAAGGTAATGAAAAATCTTGTTAAAAAATATCCTTCACCTTATGAATATACTTATGCAAATCCGATTGAGTTGGAGCAGGACATAAAACCTACAGGTTTTTATAAAAATAAAGCAAAAAACATTATTGCATGTTGTAAAAAATTAATAGAAGATTTCGAAGGAAAGGTACCTGATAATATGGTAGATTTAGTCTCTCTTCCTGGGGTGGGTAGAAAGACTGCAAGTGTTGTTTTGGGAAACCATTTTAATATTCCATCTATTGCTGTTGATACACATGTAAATAGAGTTTCAAGACGTTTAGGACTTACTTCAGAAGAAAAAGCAGAAAAAATTGAACTGGATTTAATGAAAGTAATTCCAAAGGACGAGTGGATATTCTTTTCAAATTCCTTAATTCTACATGGTCGTTACATATGTAAATCAAAAAAGCCTGATTGTTTAAATTGTGATTTCAACAAGCTTTGCCCTTCTAAAAACCTTTATATTTAG